The Methanosphaera stadtmanae DSM 3091 genome includes a window with the following:
- a CDS encoding indole-3-glycerol-phosphate synthase, whose protein sequence is MNVIDRIIENKKVTLTQTKKQKPLEKLKEEAIDIVSTKTKLFRFQEKLKNKTTQLIAEYKPASPSKGNISTLKAEDVIPIYDKNNVDMMSILTEETYFKSNLKNFNIANNLTNKPLLRKDFIIDEYMIYEAAVNNASGILLISGICPNIEEYLNISRNLGLDAVVECHTLEDIESVVDYNPEIIGINNRNLDDFTINLKTTKELKKYVPNYLISESGVKTIEDAKKLKEYGADGILIGTSILQNNTEKEIEKFIENLINVLKK, encoded by the coding sequence ATGAATGTTATAGATAGAATAATAGAAAATAAAAAAGTAACACTCACACAAACTAAAAAACAAAAACCCCTAGAAAAACTTAAAGAAGAGGCAATTGACATAGTTTCTACAAAAACAAAGTTATTTAGATTTCAAGAAAAACTAAAAAATAAAACAACACAACTCATTGCAGAATACAAACCTGCAAGTCCATCAAAAGGAAATATCAGTACATTAAAAGCAGAAGATGTTATTCCAATATATGATAAAAATAACGTAGACATGATGTCAATTTTAACTGAAGAAACATACTTTAAAAGTAATCTAAAAAATTTTAACATAGCAAACAACTTAACAAACAAACCATTACTTAGAAAAGATTTTATTATAGATGAATACATGATCTATGAAGCTGCTGTTAATAATGCTAGTGGAATATTATTAATAAGTGGAATCTGTCCTAATATAGAAGAATATTTGAATATTTCTAGAAATCTTGGATTAGATGCAGTAGTTGAATGTCATACATTAGAGGATATTGAATCTGTAGTAGATTATAACCCTGAAATTATTGGTATAAACAATAGAAATCTAGATGATTTTACTATTAATCTTAAAACAACAAAAGAATTAAAAAAATATGTTCCAAACTACTTAATATCAGAAAGTGGAGTAAAAACCATAGAAGATGCTAAAAAATTAAAGGAATATGGAGCAGATGGTATTTTAATAGGAACAAGTATCCTACAAAACAACACAGAAAAAGAAATTGAAAAATTTATTGAAAACCTAATTAACGTCCTAAAAAAATAA
- the trpB gene encoding tryptophan synthase subunit beta, with amino-acid sequence MKYEGKFGKYGGIFVPELLIPAIEELEEAFYKFKDDEEFMNELHFYLKEFASRPTGLYYAENLSNELGCKIYLKREDLLHTGAHKINNAIGQGLLAKYMGKTELIAETGAGQHGIATAVIGAKLGLKVKIFMGSKDVERQKLNVFRMELSGAEVIPVDMGSKTLKDSINEAFRYWISNLDTSHYLIGTTMGPHPYPSMVKFFQSVIGKEAREQILEKENKLPDTVIACVGGGSNSIGIFSGFVDDEDVDLIGVEAAGDGIDTNEHGATLTKGTEGILHGSLSIVLQDEDGQINDTSSVSAGLDYPGVGPEHAYLQSSGRAKYVPITDKEALNAFRLLCETEGIIPALESSHAVAYAVKYAKQEENKGKTIIVNLSGRGDKDMFTVAKELGVSI; translated from the coding sequence ATGAAATATGAAGGAAAATTTGGAAAATATGGTGGTATCTTTGTACCAGAATTATTAATACCTGCAATTGAAGAATTAGAAGAAGCATTCTACAAATTCAAAGATGATGAAGAATTTATGAATGAATTACATTTTTATCTTAAAGAATTTGCTTCTAGACCTACAGGCCTATATTATGCAGAAAATCTTTCAAATGAATTGGGATGTAAAATATATCTTAAAAGAGAAGATTTACTCCACACTGGTGCTCATAAAATAAACAATGCTATTGGACAAGGATTACTAGCAAAGTACATGGGTAAAACCGAATTAATAGCAGAAACTGGTGCTGGACAACATGGAATTGCAACTGCAGTAATTGGAGCTAAATTAGGATTGAAAGTAAAAATATTCATGGGATCTAAGGATGTTGAACGTCAAAAACTAAATGTATTCCGTATGGAATTATCAGGAGCCGAAGTAATTCCTGTTGATATGGGATCTAAAACCTTAAAAGATTCAATTAATGAAGCTTTCAGATACTGGATTTCCAACCTTGATACTAGTCATTATCTGATTGGAACAACAATGGGACCACATCCATATCCTTCAATGGTGAAATTTTTCCAAAGTGTTATAGGAAAAGAAGCACGTGAACAAATACTTGAAAAAGAAAATAAACTTCCAGATACTGTTATAGCATGTGTTGGTGGAGGAAGTAATTCCATAGGTATTTTTAGTGGATTTGTTGATGATGAAGATGTGGATCTTATTGGTGTTGAAGCAGCAGGTGATGGAATAGATACCAATGAACATGGAGCTACTTTAACTAAGGGAACTGAAGGTATACTTCATGGATCATTATCTATTGTATTACAAGATGAAGATGGACAAATTAATGATACAAGTAGTGTTTCTGCAGGTTTAGACTATCCTGGAGTTGGACCAGAACATGCTTATTTACAAAGTAGTGGTAGAGCAAAATATGTTCCTATTACAGATAAAGAAGCTTTAAATGCCTTTAGATTATTATGTGAAACTGAAGGAATTATACCTGCATTAGAAAGTTCACATGCAGTAGCATATGCTGTTAAATATGCAAAACAAGAAGAAAATAAAGGAAAAACTATCATTGTAAACTTATCAGGTCGTGGAGATAAGGATATGTTTACTGTAGCAAAAGAATTAGGGGTATCAATATGA
- a CDS encoding anthranilate synthase component II encodes MILIIDNYDSFTYNLYQLVGKYTDDVEVVRNNEITIDEIEKMNPSHIILSPGPGNPTKSRDFGICGDIISNFKKTPILGVCLGHQGIFSKYGGKISKNKPVHGKKDSIIHEDSPLFKDIQKEFEIVRYHSLICDDTSIPKNLKVTSYTRDNIIMSIEHVNYPTYGIQFHPESIGSSYGDTIIKNFLSING; translated from the coding sequence ATGATATTAATTATAGATAACTATGATTCTTTTACATACAATCTATATCAGTTAGTGGGAAAATATACTGATGATGTTGAAGTTGTAAGAAACAATGAAATAACAATTGATGAAATAGAAAAAATGAATCCTAGCCATATTATACTATCACCAGGTCCTGGAAATCCAACAAAAAGTAGAGATTTTGGAATTTGTGGAGATATAATTAGTAACTTTAAGAAAACACCAATTTTAGGTGTATGTTTAGGACACCAAGGAATATTTTCAAAATATGGTGGAAAAATTTCAAAAAATAAACCTGTTCATGGAAAAAAAGACAGTATCATACATGAAGATTCTCCACTTTTTAAAGACATTCAAAAGGAATTTGAGATTGTTAGATATCATTCATTAATATGTGATGATACATCCATACCAAAGAATTTAAAAGTTACAAGTTATACTAGGGACAATATTATCATGTCAATTGAGCATGTAAATTATCCAACCTATGGTATTCAATTTCATCCAGAATCAATTGGAAGTTCATATGGTGATACTATAATCAAAAATTTCTTAAGTATTAATGGATGA
- a CDS encoding regulator of aminoacid metabolism, with the protein MWKDILEKFDKYPSQQKIIRKMLELGLKVDEDKKIYCKDVEINISSLAKSVDTDRRVVTSTIENILKDDILKNIFTNIYSSGALLTNLSDTLGLGVIEIEGEANKPGILSKVTELLAYEKISIRQAYASDPEIDLTPHLTIITDKPVNGDLIQLLLKIEGVSKVSLY; encoded by the coding sequence ATGTGGAAAGATATACTTGAAAAATTTGATAAATATCCTTCTCAACAAAAAATTATAAGAAAAATGCTTGAATTAGGATTAAAAGTGGATGAAGATAAAAAAATATATTGTAAAGATGTTGAAATAAACATATCCTCACTTGCAAAATCAGTAGATACAGATAGAAGAGTAGTAACATCAACAATTGAGAATATATTAAAGGATGATATTTTAAAAAATATTTTTACAAATATATATTCATCAGGTGCTCTTTTAACTAATTTATCAGACACCTTGGGTTTAGGAGTAATAGAGATTGAAGGAGAAGCAAATAAACCTGGAATATTAAGTAAAGTAACAGAATTATTAGCATATGAAAAAATAAGTATTAGACAAGCTTATGCAAGTGATCCTGAAATAGATTTAACACCTCACTTAACAATCATTACAGATAAACCTGTAAATGGTGATTTAATTCAATTATTATTAAAAATAGAGGGTGTTTCAAAAGTTTCATTATATTAA
- a CDS encoding YhgE/Pip domain-containing protein, whose product MIKNIQKIIKDDISAALKNPVVLIVLIALIILPSLYSVINIYACWDPYEDTDNINFIIVNNDNPVTVNGTTYAYGDMVVDELKNNSNFNWVYKDEDEARESLKNGTDYAAIIIPEDFSKDILSVYSGNPKQAKIEYLDNDKTSPVAPKITSKAASNVVNEINNKIHEEYNTKNYISSNPVLLQQAQSSQTQNTTTANTTNTTVTNTNNSLAQSTSIQNVKNYFHEPTTLSNYSYYEADTYGQQVSSFYTVLAAWVGGIILVALLSTKPTENKEKYKPIEVYFGKIGLFSIMSILQAIVTFIALSLLGIPMSNSVLMLGCMILIGLSFTAIIYSLVSVFGNVGKAIALIILVFQISGTNGIYPIEIMSTLFQTIMPYLPMTYAILILKDAIFGVVWPSFIRNVLCLIIFPLCAVALSIVVKEKLDKSSKFFEEKLDESNLFELRK is encoded by the coding sequence ATGATAAAAAATATACAAAAAATCATCAAAGATGATATTTCAGCTGCTTTAAAAAATCCAGTAGTTTTAATTGTATTAATCGCATTAATCATACTTCCATCATTATACTCTGTAATAAATATATATGCATGTTGGGATCCATATGAAGATACTGATAACATTAATTTTATCATAGTAAATAATGATAATCCAGTTACAGTTAATGGAACAACTTATGCTTATGGAGATATGGTTGTTGATGAATTAAAGAATAATTCAAATTTTAATTGGGTTTATAAAGATGAAGATGAAGCTCGAGAATCTCTAAAAAATGGAACAGATTATGCAGCCATAATCATACCAGAAGACTTTTCAAAAGACATATTATCAGTTTATTCAGGAAATCCTAAACAAGCAAAGATAGAATATCTTGATAATGATAAAACAAGTCCAGTAGCTCCTAAAATAACTTCAAAAGCAGCATCTAATGTAGTAAATGAAATTAATAATAAAATACATGAGGAATATAATACTAAAAATTACATTAGTTCTAATCCTGTTCTTCTACAACAAGCACAATCAAGTCAAACACAAAATACAACTACTGCAAATACTACTAATACAACAGTTACAAACACAAACAATAGTTTAGCTCAATCAACTTCAATACAAAATGTTAAAAATTATTTCCATGAACCTACAACTTTAAGTAATTATAGTTACTATGAAGCTGATACTTATGGTCAACAAGTATCATCATTCTATACAGTTCTTGCTGCATGGGTTGGTGGTATTATACTAGTAGCATTATTAAGTACAAAACCTACAGAAAATAAGGAAAAATACAAACCAATTGAAGTATACTTTGGAAAAATAGGATTATTCTCCATAATGAGTATATTACAAGCAATTGTTACATTTATAGCATTGAGTTTATTAGGTATTCCAATGAGTAACAGTGTTTTAATGTTAGGTTGTATGATACTAATAGGTTTGTCTTTTACAGCGATAATCTATTCACTAGTATCAGTATTTGGTAATGTAGGTAAAGCTATAGCTTTAATAATATTAGTATTCCAAATATCTGGAACTAATGGTATTTATCCTATAGAAATTATGTCTACATTATTCCAAACAATAATGCCTTACTTACCAATGACATATGCAATTTTAATATTAAAAGATGCTATCTTTGGAGTTGTATGGCCATCATTCATAAGAAATGTACTTTGTTTAATTATATTCCCACTATGTGCAGTGGCTTTAAGTATTGTAGTTAAAGAAAAATTAGATAAAAGTAGTAAATTCTTTGAAGAAAAACTTGATGAAAGTAATTTATTTGAATTAAGAAAATAA
- the trpD gene encoding anthranilate phosphoribosyltransferase encodes MISEVLDDIIDKNRNLTVDEAYECMDDLVSGNYPNVVVSSFLTALRMKGETIDEITGLTRSMKNHAVQIDYKPEDYLIETCGTGGDTFKTFNVSTVASIIASAGGAKISKHGNRSVSSKFGGADALEALGVNIELSPEKVINSIDKCNFAFIFAPIYHVATKNVMMIRKQLKTRTVFNLLGPISCPTNVNARLTGIYDPELLETIAKVAMNLGVECGMIVHGFDENGNPAMDEISNIGKTKVAFIDNGDITVKYITPEDFGLSFSKPEDIVAPETPQEHIQIIYNILNNVTTTSQDRARLDLCLMNSASILYLTKKVDSLEEGVIYSRKLIEDGSAKKQLEKIIKYSNE; translated from the coding sequence ATGATTAGTGAAGTATTAGATGATATTATTGATAAAAATCGAAATTTAACAGTTGATGAAGCTTATGAATGTATGGATGATTTAGTTAGTGGAAATTATCCTAATGTAGTTGTATCATCATTTTTAACTGCTCTTAGAATGAAAGGTGAAACTATTGATGAAATCACTGGTTTAACTAGAAGTATGAAAAATCATGCAGTGCAAATTGATTATAAACCAGAAGATTATCTTATAGAAACCTGTGGTACTGGTGGAGATACATTTAAAACATTTAATGTAAGTACTGTTGCATCTATTATTGCTAGTGCTGGTGGAGCTAAAATATCCAAACATGGAAATAGAAGTGTTAGTAGTAAATTTGGTGGAGCAGATGCTCTTGAAGCTTTAGGTGTTAATATTGAATTAAGTCCTGAGAAAGTAATTAATTCTATTGATAAATGCAACTTTGCATTTATATTTGCACCCATATATCATGTTGCTACAAAGAATGTTATGATGATTAGAAAACAGTTGAAAACTAGAACTGTTTTTAATTTATTAGGTCCAATTTCATGTCCTACAAATGTTAATGCTAGATTAACTGGAATTTATGATCCAGAACTTCTTGAAACAATTGCAAAGGTTGCTATGAATCTTGGAGTAGAATGTGGTATGATAGTACATGGATTTGATGAAAATGGAAATCCAGCTATGGATGAAATATCAAATATTGGAAAAACAAAAGTAGCTTTTATTGATAATGGAGACATTACTGTTAAATATATTACTCCAGAAGATTTTGGTCTAAGTTTTTCAAAACCTGAAGATATTGTTGCACCTGAAACTCCCCAAGAACACATACAGATTATATATAACATATTAAATAATGTTACTACAACATCACAAGATAGAGCACGACTTGATTTATGTTTAATGAATTCTGCAAGTATATTATATCTTACTAAAAAGGTAGATTCATTAGAAGAAGGAGTTATTTATTCAAGAAAGTTAATTGAAGATGGTAGTGCTAAAAAACAATTAGAAAAAATAATTAAATATAGTAATGAATAA
- a CDS encoding FAD-dependent oxidoreductase, producing the protein MTRIVIIGAGPAGRFASMAAAEVGNEVTLIENKHIGGKCLNQACMVVCALNDVSKHVLDAENFNNQGIIDSTPTVNYKRVTTLIKETQKKIRKILTKETINTGVEYVQGRAEVDIENKMVIVNEDDEYPFDKLLVCTGSSPYIPDIPGVHNAYTYKDTLKINEVPEKLVIIGGGSTAAEYANIFSSLGSQVEILCRTQFLKMLNDSEAEEYIVSKLLKNTIIHENVEIQEITDTSVVTNFGEIEGTVLLATGVVANSEIVKDIVELDSDGNILVDEFMQTSHEDIYAAGDVIGGILSTPVSRMEGICAIKNIMGKKVKPDYSLIPLTISLSYDVSYMLGNQVSSIGKEVTLPGAAGPGSFWNTLNGKTGFTKEVVNNDGDITNILAITPSSNVALPYMIKLIKSGSKVSDFEDFIEIHPTTDGIFKLTEYFKRYL; encoded by the coding sequence ATGACTAGAATTGTTATTATTGGTGCAGGACCTGCTGGACGTTTTGCTTCCATGGCTGCTGCTGAAGTTGGAAATGAAGTTACTCTTATTGAAAATAAACATATTGGTGGAAAATGTCTTAATCAAGCATGTATGGTTGTATGTGCATTGAATGATGTTTCAAAACATGTTCTTGATGCAGAAAATTTTAATAATCAGGGAATTATAGATTCCACACCTACTGTTAATTATAAAAGAGTTACTACATTAATTAAAGAAACTCAAAAAAAAATACGTAAAATTCTAACTAAAGAAACTATTAATACAGGGGTAGAATATGTTCAAGGTAGAGCTGAGGTTGATATTGAAAATAAAATGGTTATTGTTAATGAAGATGATGAATATCCATTTGATAAATTATTAGTATGTACTGGTTCCTCCCCATATATTCCAGATATTCCTGGAGTTCATAATGCATATACCTATAAGGATACTTTGAAGATTAATGAAGTTCCAGAAAAATTAGTTATTATTGGTGGAGGTTCCACTGCTGCTGAATATGCTAATATATTTTCTAGTCTTGGAAGTCAAGTTGAAATTTTATGCAGAACACAGTTTCTTAAAATGTTAAATGACTCTGAAGCTGAGGAATATATAGTATCTAAATTACTTAAAAATACAATCATACATGAAAATGTTGAAATTCAGGAGATTACAGATACATCAGTTGTTACTAATTTTGGAGAAATTGAAGGTACTGTTTTACTTGCAACTGGTGTAGTTGCCAATTCAGAAATTGTTAAGGATATTGTGGAACTTGACAGTGATGGAAACATACTTGTTGATGAATTCATGCAAACTTCCCATGAAGATATTTATGCTGCTGGAGATGTAATTGGTGGCATATTATCCACACCAGTATCACGTATGGAAGGTATATGTGCTATAAAAAATATTATGGGAAAAAAAGTAAAACCTGATTATTCATTAATACCTCTGACAATATCTCTATCATATGATGTAAGTTATATGTTAGGTAATCAAGTATCATCTATTGGAAAAGAAGTAACTTTACCAGGAGCTGCAGGACCGGGTTCATTTTGGAATACATTAAATGGAAAAACTGGTTTTACAAAAGAAGTTGTAAATAATGATGGAGATATTACAAATATACTTGCTATTACCCCATCATCAAATGTTGCACTTCCCTATATGATTAAATTAATAAAATCAGGAAGTAAAGTTAGTGATTTTGAAGATTTTATTGAAATTCATCCTACAACAGATGGTATTTTTAAATTAACTGAATATTTTAAACGTTATTTATAA
- a CDS encoding anthranilate synthase component I, which yields MNVFGDLKKLIKKPTTKKIEIDNPVKLFKNLYYNYKDTFLLESMESDSGLARYSIIGFNPVAKIKAHDHNVTITTDTYTFEYTSDNPLLDIKTLIKNDFKEEGFRGGLLGYVSYESIKYFENVPTHKSIYPDFEFGLFLDCIVYDNIHKTCEYTTLNEDRSDLIKRIYQEEHTNGILEYKLIQEDFTQDEYENAVDETKNLITDGEIFQAVISNSENLVLKGSKLPLYEHLRKINPSHYMYHIKLDQREIIGSSPEMLMRLEKGTVESYPIAGTRPRGKNKQEDEELEKSLLNDEKELAEHLMLVDLARNDIGKISKSNTVKLEEFYGIRKFSHVQHIVSHVTGKLNDNLDAIDAFMSLFPAGTLSGAPKIRAMEIINQKEKYARGPYGGAVGYFSLNGNADFAITIRTLTTNDNRAEIQAGAGIVYDSIPQSEYEECRRKRQALFQALKESGSEI from the coding sequence GTGAATGTTTTTGGCGACTTAAAAAAGCTAATTAAAAAACCAACAACTAAAAAAATTGAAATAGACAATCCAGTAAAACTATTTAAAAACCTATATTATAACTACAAAGACACATTTTTACTTGAATCCATGGAATCAGATAGTGGACTAGCAAGATATTCAATAATAGGATTTAATCCAGTAGCAAAAATAAAAGCACATGATCATAATGTAACTATTACAACAGATACATATACATTTGAATATACTTCAGACAACCCATTACTTGACATAAAAACATTGATTAAAAATGATTTTAAAGAAGAAGGATTTAGAGGAGGATTACTTGGATATGTTTCATATGAATCAATTAAATATTTTGAAAATGTACCAACACATAAAAGTATCTATCCTGACTTTGAATTTGGACTATTTCTAGATTGTATTGTATATGATAATATACATAAAACATGTGAATACACAACATTAAATGAAGATAGAAGTGATCTAATTAAAAGAATATACCAAGAAGAACATACAAATGGAATTCTTGAATATAAATTAATACAAGAAGATTTTACACAAGATGAATATGAAAATGCAGTAGATGAAACTAAAAATCTAATTACTGATGGTGAAATATTCCAAGCTGTAATTTCAAACTCTGAAAATCTTGTTCTTAAAGGAAGTAAACTTCCCTTATATGAACACCTAAGAAAAATAAACCCATCTCATTACATGTATCATATAAAATTAGACCAAAGAGAAATTATTGGTTCAAGTCCTGAAATGTTAATGAGACTGGAAAAAGGTACTGTTGAATCATATCCTATTGCAGGTACAAGGCCAAGAGGAAAAAATAAACAAGAAGACGAAGAGTTAGAAAAATCCTTACTAAATGATGAAAAAGAATTAGCAGAACATTTAATGCTAGTTGATTTAGCTCGTAACGATATTGGAAAAATCAGTAAAAGCAACACTGTTAAACTTGAAGAATTCTATGGTATTAGAAAATTTTCACATGTACAACATATAGTATCACATGTAACTGGTAAATTAAATGACAATTTAGATGCCATTGATGCATTCATGTCATTATTCCCTGCTGGAACATTAAGTGGAGCTCCAAAAATAAGAGCAATGGAAATTATAAATCAAAAAGAAAAATATGCAAGAGGACCATATGGTGGTGCAGTAGGATATTTCTCATTAAATGGTAATGCAGACTTCGCTATTACAATAAGAACATTAACTACCAATGACAATAGGGCAGAAATACAAGCTGGTGCAGGAATTGTATATGATTCAATACCTCAATCAGAATATGAAGAATGTAGAAGAAAAAGACAGGCACTTTTTCAAGCTCTTAAAGAATCAGGGAGTGAAATATGA
- a CDS encoding ferredoxin: protein MYEVILEREDCTMCGNCVELDETLFTFDDDDLATIVGSTRDDDIDELEIDDIELYKEAADCCSGQCIEVYDNEGNPV from the coding sequence ATGTATGAAGTAATTTTAGAAAGAGAAGACTGTACAATGTGTGGTAATTGTGTAGAACTTGACGAAACCTTATTTACATTTGATGATGACGATCTTGCAACAATTGTAGGTTCTACAAGAGACGATGATATTGATGAATTAGAAATTGATGATATTGAACTATATAAAGAAGCTGCAGATTGTTGTTCTGGTCAATGTATTGAAGTATATGATAATGAAGGTAATCCAGTATAA
- a CDS encoding phosphoribosylanthranilate isomerase, which produces MTPKIKVCGITNRDDLKKIEKLNVNHVGFINIERSSRNISLDEITYLKKSLSDKNLATLVLEPNNAYEALLKANRSEIFNIQLHSLTCFDIRYLIWLNQYHNGQRLNITKAIGLKDKIDTEKKKEIRNHCLYSDNIIFDYVKDGLTGGTNTYIPIETAIKASRLVKQYDPRTEVTLAGGLNLNYLEEIKNKLHYFDRIDLNSGVEEKPGKKNIKKIKEIIKLIEE; this is translated from the coding sequence ATGACACCTAAGATAAAAGTATGTGGTATAACAAATAGAGATGATTTAAAGAAAATTGAAAAATTAAATGTTAACCACGTAGGTTTTATAAATATTGAAAGATCAAGTAGAAATATTTCATTAGATGAAATAACTTATCTTAAAAAAAGTTTATCAGATAAGAACTTAGCAACATTAGTACTCGAACCAAATAATGCTTATGAAGCATTACTTAAAGCTAATAGAAGTGAAATATTTAACATACAACTACATTCACTCACCTGTTTTGATATTCGATATTTAATCTGGTTAAATCAGTACCATAATGGACAACGTCTTAATATCACCAAAGCAATAGGATTAAAAGATAAAATAGATACTGAAAAGAAAAAAGAAATTAGAAATCATTGTTTATACTCTGATAATATAATATTTGATTATGTTAAAGATGGCCTAACTGGTGGAACAAATACTTATATACCAATTGAAACTGCTATTAAAGCAAGTAGATTAGTTAAACAATATGATCCAAGAACTGAAGTTACATTAGCTGGAGGATTAAATTTAAACTACCTTGAAGAAATAAAAAATAAATTACATTATTTTGATAGAATAGATCTAAATAGTGGAGTAGAAGAAAAGCCTGGAAAGAAAAATATAAAAAAAATTAAAGAGATTATTAAATTAATTGAAGAATGA
- the trpA gene encoding tryptophan synthase subunit alpha translates to MSMKTYTEVFKKSKENNEGIFIPFLVAGDPDYDTSLEIAKTLVDNGADALEIGFPFSDPVADGKSVQNADIRAFNSGMNIKKCIKFLKQLREYTDKPFGLLLYYNLVYNYGIDAFYKKLSEIGVNAVLIADLPPEEADDVIEASNKYNIEEIFIVSQATNNDRLKMITEIVGGFIYVASVMGTTGARSNVEHNTTDLIKRIRKHTDIPLCVGFGISQPEHVKEVLDAGADGAIVGSALINIIEDNLDNEDVMFGCIAEYIQSMKDATKR, encoded by the coding sequence ATGAGTATGAAAACATATACAGAAGTTTTTAAAAAATCTAAGGAAAATAATGAAGGAATATTCATACCATTTCTAGTGGCAGGAGATCCTGACTATGACACATCGTTAGAAATTGCTAAAACATTGGTTGATAATGGTGCAGATGCTCTTGAAATCGGTTTTCCATTTTCAGATCCAGTAGCTGATGGAAAAAGTGTTCAAAATGCAGACATTCGTGCATTTAACAGTGGTATGAACATTAAAAAATGTATTAAATTCCTAAAACAATTACGTGAATATACTGATAAACCATTTGGTTTACTATTATATTATAATCTAGTTTATAATTATGGAATTGATGCATTTTATAAGAAATTAAGTGAAATTGGAGTTAATGCCGTATTAATTGCAGATTTACCACCTGAAGAAGCAGATGATGTAATTGAAGCTTCTAACAAATATAATATAGAAGAAATTTTCATTGTATCACAAGCAACAAACAATGATAGATTAAAAATGATTACAGAAATTGTTGGTGGATTTATCTATGTTGCATCAGTTATGGGAACAACTGGTGCTAGATCAAATGTGGAACATAATACTACAGATTTAATAAAAAGAATTCGTAAACACACAGATATTCCATTATGTGTAGGATTTGGTATTTCACAACCAGAACATGTAAAAGAAGTGTTAGACGCTGGTGCAGATGGTGCTATTGTTGGTAGTGCATTGATTAATATTATTGAAGATAACTTAGATAATGAAGATGTTATGTTTGGATGTATAGCTGAATATATACAAAGTATGAAAGATGCTACAAAAAGGTAA
- a CDS encoding HypC/HybG/HupF family hydrogenase formation chaperone: MCIAAPAKIVEINDNIATCDFGGVKQEAKLDLVEADIGSYVLIHSGYAIEVLTEEAAKESLNAWNELLEELENE, from the coding sequence ATGTGTATTGCAGCACCAGCTAAAATAGTTGAAATTAATGATAATATAGCAACTTGTGATTTTGGAGGAGTTAAACAAGAAGCTAAATTGGATTTAGTAGAAGCAGATATAGGTAGTTATGTACTTATACATTCAGGTTATGCTATAGAAGTATTAACAGAAGAAGCAGCAAAAGAATCATTAAATGCTTGGAATGAATTACTTGAAGAATTAGAAAATGAATAA